CACAACAATCCTGCCGTCCCTATCAAGGTCCGCCTCGCCCTTCAGCCCTCTGAGTAGCCAGTAGGTGAACAGGCTGTGCCGCTTGTCGCGATACCAGCAGGCAAGCTGGTTGCTCTTAGCAGCGGTCATGACGAGGGAGTTGGCAGGAACATCTTCTGTCACGCTCGCGACCGGAACCGGGCTGGCATCGCGCACAAGCGTTCTGACCCGACCACTGGTGTCTGGTGCCTCGCCCGTGAAGCAGGCATCCAGCACAACGATCAGGTCCTTTGCCAGCACCTTGCTGAGGTTGGAGTAGAATAGGTCCAGGGGATAGCCGTTCTGCTCGATGTAGTCCGGGCTTGCGTCGATGGGCACAAGATACCCCCTTTTCTCCCTGACGGATGGTGCGCCATGGCCCGCGTAATACAC
This genomic interval from candidate division WOR-3 bacterium contains the following:
- a CDS encoding caspase family protein; protein product: AKDAEAMRKYLIEALGYLDGNIITLPDPTSGDLNRVFGTASRPDGQLYNLVSAKPGRCDVFVYYAGHGAPSVREKRGYLVPIDASPDYIEQNGYPLDLFYSNLSKVLAKDLIVVLDACFTGEAPDTSGRVRTLVRDASPVPVASVTEDVPANSLVMTAAKSNQLACWYRDKRHSLFTYWLLRGLKGEADLDRDGRIVVGELDEYVRQNVPPLARLLYNRDQTPEIRGAAGKELLRIR